The proteins below come from a single Conger conger chromosome 10, fConCon1.1, whole genome shotgun sequence genomic window:
- the LOC133138406 gene encoding deoxynucleoside triphosphate triphosphohydrolase SAMHD1-like, protein MRLRKRTLDLPFTDEVVVVYMNELSFIPWQLTIKMENRKRPREEMQVINFRTPEKRVSDVFRGHIDYREWDVEDTCSYLRREGFDQWVDAFRAEQITGVGLPYLVESHLEKMGVKPLGMRLKIIYCFKKLWQISTDIMKVFNDPIHGHIEMHPLLVSIIDTPQFQRLRHIKQLGATYFVFPGACHNRFEHSVGVGHLAGQLVQALNKRQPELLISQRDILCVQIAGLCHDLGHGPFSHMFDGMFIPKTRPGLKWKHEIASVAMFNHLIKANNLEPVMKQHGLVLPEDLLFIEEQIAGPMESPVPLSQEQRPWPYQGRPEAKSFLYEIVANKRNGIDVDKWDYFARDCYHLGIKNNFDYQRCLKFARVCEVNGTKRICTRDKEVGNLYDMFHTRNCLHRRAYQHKVGNIIETMITEAFVKADQHIQIVGSKGQTFTISTAIDDMEAYTKLTDHIFEQILYSSSPELDDARAILQNIYCRKLYKCVGQTQPKRPVLVTQDELLDMAASVAQAMPSCGTDVLSGGTTFQAEDFIVTIINMDYGMKGKNPIDSVHFYCKNDPTKAIKIRKNQVSQLLPEKFAEQLIRVYCKRTDRKSLEAAKKYFVQWCIDEDFTKPQDGDVIAPELTPLKESWCNRDNDNDEDDEDDEGGSVTWCCRNSASNAKAKLFIN, encoded by the exons ATGCGACTTCGCAAACGGACATTAGATTTGCCGTTCACAGACGAAGTCGTGGTAGTGTATATGAATGAGTTATCGTTCATTCCTTGGCAATTGACAATCAAAATGGAAAATCGAAAACGTCCTAGAGAAGAAATGCAGGTTATCAACTTTCGAACACCGGAAAAGCGGGTGTCGGACGTTTTTCGGGGGCATATTGACTACAGGGAATGGGATGTTGAAGATACTTGCAGTTACCTTCGAAGAGAGGGATTCGATCAATGGGTGGACGCGTTCCGAG CGGAACAGATCACCGGAGTGGGATTACCATACCTTGTTGAATCACATCTGGAAAAGATGGGCGTAAA ACCCCTGGGCATGAGACTAAAGATAATTTATTGCTTCAAGAAGCTGTGGCAGATCTCGACTGACATCATGAAG GTTTTCAATGACCCTATCCACGGCCATATTGAAATGCACCCTTTGCTGGTGAGCATTATTGACACACCTCAGTTCCAGCGTCTGCGTCACATCAAGCAGTTGGGAGCCACTTACTTTGTATTTCCTGGAGCCTGCCACAACCGGTTTGAACACTCTGTTGG TGTGGGCCACCTGGCAGGTCAGCTGGTCCAGGCCCTGAACAAGCGACAACCTGAGCTTCTCATTAGTCAGAGGGACATACTGTGTGTCCAGATTGCAGGACTATGCCATGACCTTG GACATGGCCCTTTCTCCCACATGTTTGATGGAATGTTCATCCCAAAAACACGGCCTGGTTTAAAATGGAAG CATGAGATTGCATCTGTGGCGATGTTCAATCACCTGATCAAGGCGAACAATCTGGAGCCGGTGATGAAGCAGCATGGGCTGGTGCTGCCAGAGGACCTGCTGTTCATCGAGGAGCAGATAGCCGGCCCCATGGAGTCCCCTGTCCCACTCAGCCAGGAGCAGAGACCG TGGCCATATCAAGGAAGACCAGAAGCAAAATCCTTCTTGTATGAGATTGTGGCGAACAAAAGAAATGGAATTGATGTGGACAAGTGGGATTATTTTGCCAG AGACTGCTACCACCTTGGCATCAAAAATAACTTTGACTACCAACGCTGCCTGAagtttgcacgtgtgtgtgaggtgaacGGAACGAAGCGCATCTGCACGAGAGACAAG GAAGTGGGGAACTTGTATGACATGTTTCACACGCGCAACTGCCTTCATCGCCGGGCCTACCAGCACAAAGTGGGAAACATCATTGAAACAAT gatAACAGAGGCTTTTGTGAAGGCTGACCAGCACATCCAGATTGTAGGCTCCAAAGGCCAGACTTTCACCATCTCCACTGCCATCGACGATATGGAGGCCTACACCAAACTCACCG ACCACATCTTTGAGCAGATCCTGTACTCCTCGTCCCCAGAGCTGGATGACGCTCGGGCTATCCTGCAGAACATCTATTGTCGCAAGCTCTACAAGTGTGTGGGCCAGACCCAGCCCAAGAGGCCTGTGCTGGTTACACAG GATGAGCTGCTTGATATGGCAGCCAGCGTTGCCCAAGCTATGCCCTCCTGTGGAACAGACGTTCTGTCTGGCGGAACAACATTTCAGGCTGAAGATTTCATCGTGACT ATTATTAACATGGACTATGGGATGAAAGGGAAGAACCCGATCGATAGCGTGCATTTTTACTGCAAAAATGACCCCACAAAGGCCATCAAGATCCGCAAAAACCAG GTGTCCCAGCTCCTGCCAGAGAAGTTTGCTGAACAACTAATCCGGGTCTACTGCAAGAGGACTGATCGAAAGAGCTTGGAGGCAGCCAAGAAGTACTTTGTGCAGTGGTGTATCGATGAAGATTTCACCAAGCCACAG GATGGAGATGTGATTGCCCCAGAACTGACCCCTCTGAAGGAGAGCTGGTGTAATcgtgataatgataatgatgaagatgatgaagatgatgaaggtGGCAGTGTGACGTGGTGTTGCAGGAATAGTGCCTCAAATGCAAAAGCTAAACTCTTCATCAACTAA